The following coding sequences are from one Chiloscyllium punctatum isolate Juve2018m chromosome 48, sChiPun1.3, whole genome shotgun sequence window:
- the LOC140468810 gene encoding zona pellucida sperm-binding protein 3-like — MSDVGNVSPLQTVMVQCGEHNLLVRAQLDLFGTRHLIKAADLTLGTAGCQPTRVFLENQTVLFDYGLHECGSRLQMTEDFLVYTTHLTHVPNYPGSVIVRTNGAVVPIECRYLRKGNVSSNPIRPTWIPFSSTRSGEGHLSFSLRLMNGDWLTERTSTVYSLGDLIHIEASVSLANHVPLKLYIDRCVATLSPDKDSTPRYSIIDYNGCLLDSKAEDSFSTFVSPIDGREPDKLRFDLDAFRFYGDERSLMFITCHLRVAAVDQGDSRNKACTFQKLQNIWTPLEESDSDICACCHVGNCGSTREIVIPFRGRRDLGPEAGRTLPSRCWDLPSPPSCSPPLTVMFDLVESEAGLEGEASLGPLIILDTELTDVATQPLAEGDRRMQEKYPRGVESELVVMVVLTVAAVCLISASLLALFLYRRHKKTPINWRLE, encoded by the exons ATGTCTGATGTTGGGAATGTGTCCCCACTGCAGACTGTGATGGTGCAGTGTGGTGAGCACAACCTGCTGGTCAGGGCCCAGCTGGATTTATTTGGAACCAGGCACCTGATTAAAGCTGCTGACCTGACCCTGGGGACAGCAGGTTGTCAGCCAACCAGGGTGTTCCTTGAGAACCAGACTGTGCTCTTTGACTATGGGCTGCATGAGTGTGGCAGCAGATTGCAG ATGACTGAAGATTTCCTGGTCTACACCACCCACCTGACCCACGTCCCAAACTATCCTGGATCTGTCATTGTGAGAACCAATGGTGCTGTTGTTCCCATTGAATGTCGTTATTTGAG GAAGGGCAATGTGAGCAGCAATCCCATCAGGCCCACCTGGATCCCATTCAGCTCCACCAGGTCTGGAGAAGGGCATCtgtcattctccctgcgtctaatGAATG GTGACTGGCTGACAGAGCGCACTTCCACTGTCTACTCCCTGGGAGATCTCATTCACATTGAGGCATCGGTTTCACTGGCCAACCATGTGCCCCTGAAACTGTACATTGATCGCTGTGTAGCTACACTGAGCCCAGACAAGGACTCCACCCCGAGATACAGCATCATTGACTACAATGG TTGCCTCCTGGACAGCAAAGCTGAGGATTCCTTTTCGACCTTTGTGTCGCCCATAGACGGGCGGGAGCCAGACAAGCTCCGGTTTGACCTGGATGCCTTCCGTTTCTATGGAGATGAGCGATCCTTG ATGTTCATCACCTGTCACCTGAGAGTTGCTGCAGTGGATCAGGGAGATTCCAGGAATAAAGCTTGTACTTTCCAGAAGCTGCAGAATAT TTGGACCCCATTGGAGGAGTCAGACAGTGACATTTGTGCCTGTTGCCATGTGGGGAATTGTGGGAGCACAAGGGAGATCGTGATCCCTTTCAGAGGAAGGAGAGACCTTGGCCCTGAAGCTGGTAGGACATTGCCCTCTAGATGCTGggatctcccctcacccccatcttGTTCCCCTCCCTTGACTGTGATGTTTGATCTTGTAGAGAGTGAAGCTGGATTGGAGGGGGAGGCCTCACTTGGCCCCCTGATCATTCTGGATACTGAGCTGACCGACGTGGCAACTCAGCCCCTGGCTGAGGGTGACAGAAGGATGCAGGAGAAGTATCCCAGGG GTGTGGAGTCAGAGCTGGTTGTGATGGTGGTCCTGACTGTGGCAGCTGTCTGTCTGATCTCTGCTTCATTGCTGGCCTTGTTCCTGTACAGGAGACACAAGAAAACACCCATCAACTGGAGATTGGAATAG
- the LOC140468809 gene encoding zona pellucida sperm-binding protein 3-like, producing the protein MVQCGEHNLLVWAQLDLFGTRHLIQAADLTLGTAGCQPTRVYPENQTVLFDYGLHECGSRLQMIGDFLIYTTHLTHVPNYPGSVIVRTNGAVVPIECHYLRKGNVSSNPIRPTWIPFSSTRSGEGHLSFSLRLMNERTSTVYSLGDLIHIEASVSMSNHVPLKLYIDRCVATLSPDKDSTPRYSIIDYNGCLLDSKAEDSFSNFVLPRDGWESDKLQYDLDAFRFDGDGRSLMFITCHLRVAAVDQGDSRNKACTFQKLQNM; encoded by the exons ATGGTGCAGTGTGGAGAGCACAACCTGCTGGTCTGGGCCCAGCTGGATTTATTTGGAACCAGGCACCTGATTCAAGCTGCTGACCTGACCCTGGGGACAGCAGGTTGTCAACCAACCAGGGTCTACCCTGAGAACCAGACTGTCCTCTTTGACTATGGGTTGCATGAGTGTGGCAGCAGATTGCAG ATGATTGGAGATTTCCTGATCTACACCACCCACCTGACCCACGTCCCAAACTATCCTGGATCTGTCATTGTGAGAACCAATGGTGCTGTTGTTCCCATTGAATGTCATTATTTGAG GAAGGGCAATGTGAGCAGCAATCCCATCAGGCCCACCTGGATCCCATTCAGCTCCACCAGGTCTGGAGAAGGGCATCtgtcattctccctgcgtctaatGAATG AGCGCACGTCCACTGTCTACTCCCTGGGAGATCTCATTCACATTGAGGCATCTGTTTCCATGTCCAACCATGTGCCCCTGAAGCTGTACATTGATCGCTGTGTAGCTACACTGAGCCCAGACAAGGACTCCACCCCGAGATACAGCATCATTGACTACAATGG TTGCCTCCTGGACAGCAAAGCTGAGGACTCCTTTTCAAACTTTGTGTTGCCAAGAGACGGGTGGGAGTCGGACAAGCTACAGTATGACCTGGATGCCTTCCGTTTCGATGGAGATGGGCGTTCCTTG ATGTTCATCACCTGTCACCTGAGAGTTGCTGCAGTGGATCAGGGAGATTCCAGGAATAAAGCTTGTACTTTCCAGAAGCTGCAGAATATGTaa